From the genome of Streptomyces sp. JH34:
GCGCAGGCGACGCGTGAACAGCGGCTGGCCGTCGCCGATCTCGTCGTCGACAACGACGGCCCGCTGGAGGATCTGGAGCCCCAGGTCCGTGCGGTCTGGTCGCGGCTGACGGCGCGGGCCGCCGCCGGCTGATCCGTCGTCCGGCCGGAATACGCACCTCTGGCCGGATGTTGAAGACCGGGGAACGAGGGGAAGGATAGGGCCGTGCCCGAGAAGAACCCGGAAACGCATGTCATCGACTTCCGTGCCGCGGAGCAGTTGCTCGCCGCACGGGACCCGCGGGGTGCGGTCAAGCTGCTCGACTCGGTGATCGCCGCCCACCCGGAGAACACGGCGGCGCGGCTCCTGCGCGCCCGGGCCTTCTTCGCCGCCGCCCAACTGCGTCCGGCCGAGCTGGAGTTCGAGCTGGTCCTGG
Proteins encoded in this window:
- a CDS encoding tetratricopeptide repeat protein is translated as MPEKNPETHVIDFRAAEQLLAARDPRGAVKLLDSVIAAHPENTAARLLRARAFFAAAQLRPAELEFELVLEREPDNAFAHFALARTFERAGRPEQATRHFRLAAALDPKPEYLQAARFDDREDRD